A single region of the Chryseobacterium sp. 6424 genome encodes:
- a CDS encoding IS1096 element passenger TnpR family protein, with the protein MVYKIRIILDTKDDIFRDIEIKDKQNLWNLHLGIKSAFTLMGDDLSLFNILDEDGTVVKTVPLEDMSDDGDGEIMSDVYINEAFSKVGDKLHFQYGFMDLWEFFLELVEIIDEKPAVNYPITVFRFGKMPLKAPSKSGAKKSTKNSAIPLMDDDFTNFDEDFGSGSFAGEDSGDFDDEEEEDDFNDDFYEEDGSDEV; encoded by the coding sequence ATGGTATATAAAATCCGCATAATTTTAGACACCAAAGACGATATTTTCAGAGATATCGAAATAAAAGATAAGCAAAATCTCTGGAACCTGCATCTGGGGATTAAGAGTGCATTTACACTCATGGGCGATGACCTTTCACTCTTCAACATCCTTGATGAAGATGGTACCGTGGTAAAAACCGTTCCGCTGGAAGATATGAGTGATGATGGCGATGGCGAAATTATGTCGGATGTCTACATTAACGAAGCCTTCAGCAAAGTAGGCGATAAGCTGCATTTTCAGTACGGGTTTATGGATTTGTGGGAGTTTTTCCTTGAACTGGTAGAGATTATCGATGAAAAACCTGCGGTAAACTATCCGATAACCGTATTCCGTTTCGGTAAGATGCCTTTGAAGGCGCCCAGCAAATCCGGTGCTAAAAAGAGCACTAAAAACTCTGCTATTCCTTTGATGGATGATGACTTTACGAATTTTGATGAAGACTTCGGCTCCGGTAGTTTTGCCGGTGAAGACAGCGGAGATTTCGATGATGAGGAAGAAGAAGATGACTTCAATGACGACTTCTACGAAGAAGATGGCTCCGATGAAGTTTAA
- a CDS encoding sensor histidine kinase yields MKFHRLTLLASLYLTVAMSLVAVLFDYSHSTAVRDLQGFYLALAACIVVIFVLNYVILDYLFNVYGKKQIKKISDILPEITPDNDQNLDLKELEQRFTEIRQKNATEIDTMKEMETYRKEYLGNVSHELKTPLFSIQGYVETLMDGGVENLAIRDKYLERIDKSVERLLNIVQDLDMINQYESGEITLNISRFDINALIREIIDLLDLEAQRKDALVQLQSATTQLFVNADKQKISQVLINLISNAIHYANRDKAQIIIKTHQLKSKILIKVEDNGMGIRQEALPRIFERFYRVETSRNRNDGGSGLGLAIVKHILEAHGENISVESVYLEGTQFSFLLEKAPEKRGM; encoded by the coding sequence ATGAAGTTTCACAGACTTACACTCCTTGCTTCGCTGTATCTTACGGTTGCCATGTCGCTGGTAGCCGTGCTTTTCGATTATTCTCACAGTACGGCGGTCCGCGATCTGCAGGGTTTCTATCTTGCTCTGGCGGCTTGTATTGTGGTTATTTTCGTGCTGAATTATGTCATTCTTGATTATCTCTTCAATGTATATGGTAAGAAACAGATCAAGAAAATATCAGATATTCTGCCAGAAATTACGCCCGATAACGACCAAAACCTCGACCTTAAAGAACTCGAGCAGCGTTTTACGGAAATCCGACAGAAAAATGCCACCGAAATTGATACGATGAAGGAAATGGAGACTTACCGGAAAGAGTACCTCGGCAATGTTTCCCATGAACTGAAAACACCGCTCTTTTCCATACAGGGTTATGTGGAGACACTGATGGATGGCGGGGTGGAAAATCTGGCCATCCGTGATAAATATTTAGAACGTATTGATAAATCTGTAGAGCGCCTGTTGAACATCGTACAGGACCTGGATATGATCAACCAGTATGAATCGGGCGAGATTACACTGAACATCAGCCGTTTTGATATTAATGCCCTGATTCGGGAAATCATCGACTTGTTGGATCTTGAGGCGCAGCGCAAAGACGCCTTGGTTCAGCTACAGAGCGCCACAACGCAACTCTTTGTAAATGCCGACAAACAGAAGATTTCGCAAGTGCTCATCAATTTAATATCAAACGCCATACATTACGCCAACCGCGATAAGGCGCAGATCATCATTAAAACCCATCAGCTGAAAAGTAAAATTTTAATAAAAGTGGAAGATAACGGGATGGGCATTCGGCAGGAAGCTTTACCACGCATATTCGAGCGGTTTTACCGGGTAGAGACCAGCCGTAACCGGAACGATGGCGGAAGCGGCCTGGGACTTGCTATCGTAAAACACATTCTGGAAGCGCATGGCGAAAATATATCCGTGGAAAGCGTTTATCTGGAAGGGACACAATTCAGTTTTCTGCTCGAAAAAGCACCTGAAAAGCGCGGAATGTAA
- a CDS encoding response regulator transcription factor, producing the protein MNQKKILLIDDEQDILEILSYNLEKAGYDVYTAQNGNEGIEKAKEIVPDMILLDVMMPEKDGIETCQDLRRIPELQKTLIVFLSARSEEFSQLAGFQAGANDYIVKIIKPKILISKVNALLELTSNVYEAKQTVTAGDLSIDKDNFRVSKAGQQFLLPKKEFDLLYLLASNTNKVFKREEILEKVWGNDVIVGERTIDVHIRRLREKLGIGTIQTLKGIGYKLVV; encoded by the coding sequence ATGAATCAGAAAAAAATACTGTTAATAGATGATGAGCAGGATATTCTCGAAATCCTGTCTTACAATCTCGAAAAAGCGGGATATGATGTCTACACAGCCCAAAACGGCAATGAAGGCATCGAAAAAGCCAAAGAAATCGTCCCCGATATGATCCTGCTTGATGTGATGATGCCGGAAAAAGACGGAATAGAAACCTGCCAGGATTTGCGGAGAATCCCTGAACTACAGAAGACGCTTATTGTATTTCTTTCCGCGCGAAGCGAGGAGTTTTCTCAGCTCGCAGGTTTTCAGGCTGGAGCGAATGATTACATTGTGAAAATCATTAAACCAAAAATTCTTATTTCAAAAGTAAATGCACTGCTTGAACTTACCTCAAATGTGTATGAAGCCAAACAAACCGTCACCGCCGGTGATCTGAGCATCGATAAAGACAACTTCCGCGTCTCAAAGGCAGGGCAGCAGTTTCTGTTACCGAAGAAAGAGTTTGATCTGCTTTATCTTCTGGCCTCGAACACCAATAAAGTATTTAAACGTGAGGAAATCCTCGAAAAAGTGTGGGGAAATGATGTGATCGTGGGCGAACGCACCATCGACGTGCATATTCGCCGCCTACGTGAGAAACTTGGCATTGGCACCATTCAGACGCTGAAAGGTATTGGTTATAAATTAGTGGTTTAA
- a CDS encoding TonB-dependent receptor plug domain-containing protein: MKISKLSIAVVFLSTPFTFVYGQQAKNDTVQKEKNIEGVVIQASGNKKTETAILGEQKKAIIQKQAISAAEITRKGISNVEQGLTKVTGITAVEGRGLFVRGLEERYNTLLINGLASPSNNPFQKIIALKQFPTDVVGKLNIYKTFNSNLYADFAGATFDIETLTMDKTFTKVEFGFGYNTQTTFKNFKVNPHAYTAAGYLGLNSRDRQLPSQVKGYVPTNYNFTQNESVNSFKDGWNADNIKALPNTSIGFTTAQNFRISDSGKLGLLLSLNQGSKYEMLEGDKNQFISLQTEGKMNNDLHRKEYTYELESSALLGLGYKDRGLDVALNAIFLQNSSNMISDFVGYKDQKVQDAGRRFFRVDQMDLSKFADIQLLASQKIGDRHVIKAGGSWVSNNFQQPDRKISEGFLTGVPNQVEMTFGGNNLIRQYLDVNGKDYLSGFAEYSVSLGEKGDRISYPWQVAVGYNGFFDRRSNSYRFIASNIDNVQLRTVVVDIDNPQQTYNDYIMRGAFHFKEETNENDYRSNLYQFINAGYINLNYKPDDSWDILIGGRVENNLNITRYKEQSDKEYNNLQRNQYFILPSFSLKKALNSKSNIRLAASKTITRPILIEYMPITYINPDNENIIGNINLKNSENYNLDLKYEVFPTNRELFAVNLFAKRIDHAIERSYTASGNSNGVAITFFNAKKAVLAGAELEGILDLSRISESMSNWSLGANATLMYSNVERSAEELEQEKPANFSGNLKDRQLQGAAPWTANADLKYEFKNAKNLPHTLSLIYNVSGSKIFTVGTSGLDHIYERPFHQLDFVYNAQLTINWNLKLGVQNILNSTYKLEQGEEGYIPLDVRTNIHTDYRRGTTFNFSAGYTF; the protein is encoded by the coding sequence ATGAAGATCAGCAAACTGAGTATTGCAGTTGTTTTCCTTTCTACACCATTTACTTTCGTTTACGGACAGCAGGCAAAAAACGATACGGTTCAAAAAGAGAAAAATATCGAAGGCGTAGTTATTCAGGCATCAGGAAATAAAAAGACGGAAACGGCAATTCTGGGGGAACAGAAGAAAGCTATCATCCAAAAACAGGCAATCAGTGCTGCAGAAATCACCAGAAAAGGAATTTCGAACGTGGAACAGGGATTGACAAAAGTAACCGGAATCACCGCCGTAGAAGGCCGCGGGCTTTTCGTAAGAGGGTTGGAAGAGCGTTACAACACTTTACTGATTAACGGTCTTGCGTCGCCTTCAAATAATCCATTTCAGAAAATCATCGCGCTGAAGCAGTTTCCGACGGACGTTGTAGGAAAACTGAATATATACAAAACTTTCAATTCGAACCTTTACGCAGATTTCGCAGGTGCAACTTTCGATATCGAAACTTTAACGATGGACAAAACTTTCACTAAAGTTGAATTCGGCTTCGGTTATAACACACAGACGACATTTAAAAACTTTAAGGTAAATCCACACGCTTACACCGCGGCAGGTTACTTAGGTTTGAATTCGCGGGACCGCCAGTTGCCGTCTCAGGTTAAAGGTTACGTGCCGACGAACTATAATTTCACGCAAAATGAATCTGTAAATTCATTCAAAGACGGCTGGAATGCAGATAACATCAAAGCGCTTCCAAATACAAGCATCGGCTTTACGACCGCGCAAAATTTCAGAATTAGTGATTCAGGAAAACTCGGACTTTTGCTTTCCTTGAATCAGGGCAGTAAATATGAAATGCTTGAAGGTGATAAAAACCAGTTCATTTCCCTTCAGACGGAAGGAAAGATGAACAATGATCTTCACCGAAAAGAATACACTTACGAATTGGAATCATCAGCTCTTTTAGGACTTGGCTATAAAGACCGCGGTTTGGATGTGGCTTTAAATGCGATTTTCCTGCAGAATTCTAGCAATATGATCTCGGATTTCGTGGGTTATAAAGACCAAAAAGTTCAGGATGCCGGCAGACGTTTTTTCCGGGTTGATCAAATGGACCTTTCAAAATTTGCTGATATACAATTGTTGGCGAGTCAGAAAATCGGCGACAGACACGTGATCAAAGCCGGTGGTAGCTGGGTAAGCAATAATTTCCAGCAGCCGGACCGAAAAATTTCCGAAGGTTTCTTAACCGGCGTTCCAAATCAGGTGGAAATGACTTTTGGTGGAAACAACCTGATCCGCCAATACCTTGATGTTAACGGAAAAGATTATTTGTCAGGTTTCGCGGAGTACTCAGTTTCACTGGGCGAAAAGGGTGACAGAATAAGCTATCCGTGGCAAGTGGCAGTTGGATACAACGGTTTCTTTGACAGACGAAGCAATTCATACCGATTCATCGCCTCGAACATCGACAACGTACAGCTTAGAACCGTGGTCGTAGATATTGACAATCCGCAGCAGACTTACAACGATTATATCATGCGCGGCGCCTTCCACTTTAAAGAAGAAACCAACGAGAATGACTACCGCTCGAATCTGTATCAGTTTATTAATGCAGGCTATATAAACCTTAATTACAAACCGGACGATTCCTGGGATATCCTGATCGGTGGACGTGTGGAAAACAACCTGAACATCACCCGCTACAAAGAACAGAGTGATAAGGAATACAATAATCTTCAGAGAAACCAATATTTCATCCTGCCTTCATTCTCTTTGAAAAAGGCATTGAATTCAAAATCGAACATACGTTTAGCTGCAAGCAAGACGATCACAAGACCAATTCTTATCGAGTACATGCCGATCACGTATATCAACCCGGATAATGAAAACATCATCGGTAACATCAATCTGAAAAACAGCGAAAACTATAACCTTGACCTTAAATACGAGGTCTTCCCAACGAACAGGGAGCTTTTCGCGGTAAATCTTTTTGCTAAAAGAATCGATCACGCAATTGAGAGAAGCTACACCGCTTCCGGAAATTCAAATGGTGTGGCGATTACCTTCTTTAATGCTAAAAAGGCCGTGCTGGCAGGAGCTGAGCTTGAAGGAATCTTAGACCTTTCCAGAATTTCAGAGTCGATGTCAAACTGGAGCCTTGGTGCAAATGCAACTTTAATGTATTCAAATGTGGAGCGCAGCGCGGAAGAACTCGAGCAGGAAAAACCGGCCAACTTCAGCGGAAATCTAAAAGACAGACAACTTCAGGGTGCCGCACCGTGGACAGCCAATGCAGATTTAAAGTATGAATTTAAAAATGCCAAAAACTTGCCCCACACATTGTCACTGATTTATAATGTTTCTGGTTCCAAGATATTCACGGTAGGAACTTCCGGCCTCGATCATATTTATGAAAGACCTTTTCACCAACTCGATTTCGTATACAACGCACAACTCACAATAAACTGGAATTTAAAACTCGGCGTGCAGAACATTCTCAACAGTACTTACAAGTTGGAACAGGGTGAAGAAGGGTACATTCCTCTGGACGTAAGAACCAACATACATACCGATTACAGACGCGGTACGACTTTCAAC